In Chryseobacterium oranimense, a single window of DNA contains:
- a CDS encoding type I restriction enzyme HsdR N-terminal domain-containing protein has protein sequence MELPKLNFQETFDFKFKKDKDKFFIYDLVRKTYLLLTPEEWVRQHWVHYYLTVKAYSPSALITEKKILLNGLTKRIDLLVTEKTEPIILIECKAPQIKLTEKTFEQTARYNSIIGAKEIILTNGLQHINAYYENGQYQFYKPE, from the coding sequence ATGGAACTTCCAAAACTGAACTTTCAGGAAACTTTTGATTTTAAATTCAAGAAAGACAAAGATAAGTTTTTTATTTATGACTTGGTCCGCAAAACTTACCTTCTCCTTACTCCTGAAGAATGGGTGAGGCAGCACTGGGTACACTATTATCTTACCGTAAAAGCCTATTCCCCTTCTGCGCTCATTACAGAAAAAAAGATCCTTCTGAACGGGCTTACCAAAAGAATAGATCTGCTGGTAACCGAGAAAACGGAACCCATTATCCTGATAGAATGTAAAGCCCCACAGATCAAACTGACTGAAAAAACCTTTGAACAGACTGCCAGGTACAACTCCATCATCGGAGCCAAAGAAATTATCCTCACCAATGGGCTACAGCATATCAATGCCTACTACGAAAACGGGCAGTATCAGTTTTATAAACCTGAGTAA
- a CDS encoding HAD family phosphatase codes for MEIKNIIFDFGGVLVDWNPRYFFKDYFNDDEKMEYFLQHIAQSDWNEEQDRGRSLAEGTDLQVKKFPEWEKELRAYYDNWTVMLKSDIPQNVEILRRLANTDYHLFGLTNWSEETFPYALENYDFFQIFDGKIVVSGTEKLIKPDPKIWHVLLERYNLQASESLFIDDNPKNIEMAESLGFKTIKINPDTDLEQELAGMGIKV; via the coding sequence ATGGAAATTAAAAATATCATCTTCGATTTTGGCGGGGTATTAGTGGATTGGAATCCGAGATATTTTTTCAAAGACTATTTCAATGACGATGAGAAAATGGAATATTTTCTACAGCATATTGCCCAATCTGATTGGAATGAGGAACAGGACCGGGGAAGAAGCCTGGCAGAAGGCACCGATCTCCAGGTAAAAAAATTTCCGGAATGGGAAAAGGAGCTCAGAGCTTATTATGATAACTGGACAGTGATGCTGAAAAGTGATATCCCACAGAATGTTGAGATCTTAAGACGTCTGGCCAATACTGATTATCATTTATTCGGACTTACAAACTGGTCTGAGGAAACTTTTCCATATGCGCTGGAAAATTATGATTTCTTCCAGATTTTTGATGGAAAAATTGTGGTTTCAGGAACGGAGAAACTCATAAAACCGGACCCTAAGATCTGGCATGTACTGTTGGAAAGGTATAACCTTCAGGCATCGGAATCGCTTTTCATTGATGATAATCCTAAAAATATTGAAATGGCGGAATCTTTGGGTTTCAAGACCATCAAAATCAATCCTGACACAGATCTGGAACAGGAACTGGCAGGCATGGGAATTAAAGTCTGA
- the holA gene encoding DNA polymerase III subunit delta — translation MKELDLILKNIKNKEVLPIYFFHGEEPYFIDAAVKALEHDFLEEDEKAFNQTVVYGKDTSYQEILSLARQFPMMGDKQVIIVKEAQDLKFNEEENRILETYVDNPVPSTVLVFAHKHKKLDSRKKATKALDKAKALFLSESVRDSNLPKWIADECAQLKIKTAPNISHLLAEYLGNDLSRIANELNKLKIILKEGEMLDGTIVENHIGISKEYNVFELQKALGTKNADAAFRIAHFMGKNPKNNPFVMMLANLYSYFSNVIIYQTMAGQPPQVIASQMGVNPYFIKDYAESARLYPLKHATRVISILREFDMKGKGLGAVNMGEAELIKELVYKIINVDKIKMKV, via the coding sequence ATGAAAGAATTAGATTTAATCCTCAAAAATATTAAAAATAAAGAAGTTTTACCTATTTATTTTTTCCACGGAGAAGAACCTTACTTTATTGATGCTGCTGTAAAAGCGCTTGAGCACGATTTTCTGGAAGAAGATGAAAAAGCTTTCAACCAGACGGTAGTGTATGGTAAAGATACTTCCTATCAGGAGATTCTTTCCCTGGCAAGGCAGTTCCCGATGATGGGCGATAAGCAGGTGATTATTGTAAAGGAAGCCCAGGACCTGAAATTTAATGAGGAGGAAAACCGTATTCTGGAAACTTATGTAGACAATCCAGTTCCTTCTACGGTGCTGGTTTTTGCCCACAAACATAAGAAACTGGACAGCCGTAAAAAAGCGACCAAGGCACTGGATAAGGCAAAGGCCCTTTTCCTAAGCGAATCTGTAAGGGACAGCAACCTTCCCAAGTGGATTGCAGATGAATGTGCACAGCTGAAGATCAAAACGGCCCCTAATATTTCCCATCTGCTCGCAGAATACCTTGGAAACGACCTTTCAAGAATCGCCAACGAACTGAATAAATTAAAGATCATCCTTAAAGAAGGAGAAATGCTGGATGGAACAATTGTAGAAAACCACATCGGCATCAGTAAGGAATACAATGTTTTTGAATTGCAGAAGGCTTTAGGAACCAAAAATGCAGATGCAGCATTCAGAATTGCTCATTTTATGGGTAAAAATCCTAAGAATAACCCTTTTGTGATGATGCTGGCCAACCTTTATAGCTATTTTTCCAATGTGATTATCTACCAGACCATGGCAGGACAGCCACCACAGGTGATTGCATCGCAGATGGGGGTGAATCCTTATTTCATCAAAGACTATGCGGAAAGTGCAAGGCTGTATCCGCTGAAACACGCCACAAGAGTGATTTCTATTTTAAGGGAATTTGATATGAAAGGGAAGGGGCTTGGCGCTGTAAATATGGGAGAAGCTGAACTGATCAAAGAGCTGGTTTATAAAATCATCAACGTGGATAAGATTAAGATGAAGGTGTAA